A genomic stretch from Setaria italica strain Yugu1 chromosome VII, Setaria_italica_v2.0, whole genome shotgun sequence includes:
- the LOC101761980 gene encoding LOW QUALITY PROTEIN: glutathione transferase GST 23 (The sequence of the model RefSeq protein was modified relative to this genomic sequence to represent the inferred CDS: substituted 1 base at 1 genomic stop codon) — translation MGQSQWEVSRALNAMPPLQSSVNYQRERDKQVKLFGFWPNPYVFKVIWAPRIKGVEYDYNPVHKKIPVLVYQGKPIAESXVILEFIDEAWKDRGDRILPEDPYERAMACFWVRFLQDKLSPPIWKWFTTQGQEQEDAHEAAIEQLLVLEKELDGKRFFAGEKIGFVDLSLGPLSYVIPMYEEITGVKMIAGEKLPSLSAWMGNFLSSPVVKDHLPPLDKLRLRLQTIREAFLNGKVK, via the exons ATGGGTCAATCTCAATGGGAAGTTTCACGAGCATTAAATGCTATGCCAC CCTTACAATCCAGCGTGAATTATCAACGAGAGAGAGACAAGCAGGTGAAGCTGTTTGGCTTCTGGCCAAACCCCTACGTTTTCAAAGTGATATGGGCGCCAAGGATCAAAGGCGTGGAGTACGACTACAACCCCGTGCACAAGAAAATTCCTGTGCTTGTCTATCAAGGTAAACCCATCGCAGAGTCATAGGTCATACTCGAGTTCATCGATGAGGCGTGGAAGGACCGCGGTGACCGTATCCTGCCGGAGGATCCCTACGAGCGTGCCATGGCCTGTTTCTGGGTGAGGTTTCTGCAGGATAAG CTCTCGCCACCGATTTGGAAGTGGTTCACCACGCAAGGCCAAGAACAGGAGGATGCACACGAAGCTGCCATAGAGCAGCTGCTGGTTCTGGAGAAGGAGCTTGATGGGAAGCGATTCTTTGCCGGCGAGAAGATTGGGTTCGTGGACTTATCGCTTGGTCCGCTGTCGTATGTGATTCCGATGTACGAGGAGATCACTGGTGTCAAGATGATCGCAGGGGAGAAGCTCCCTTCCCTGTCTGCGTGGATGGGGAATTTCTTGAGCTCGCCGGTGGTGAAGGACCACCTGCCACCGCTGGACAAGTTGCGGCTCAGGTTACAAACAATACGTGAAGCATTTCTAAACGGCAAAGTTAAGTAG
- the LOC101784527 gene encoding jacalin-related lectin 3, with protein MANKLKLSGPAVLLIIVVPLFVYAGALLIGIQLGRALERSPDSASVSFSIRGALAYLAKELWDANNVLGLGRQRGRGERLAQVWQPVSVSLVRDWIPSPCVEGQDNSSATPKAQQRYRTNNHTSPRGVISVGTWGGSGGKPFYMRASSPPRLRSITLYHSSAIHFMACDYYSPAAAAAAQWGLPHSFGSKGVPAVIELSAGEHVTAVAGTIGHFGSVPDAVITSLTFRTSTGRTYGPYGNKTTTTFSVPAADGACIVGFWGRSGWLLDAIGVYIKPSCSSSNPAGYNYSHQPYAVRPPTEMEQRKI; from the exons ATGGCGAACAAGCTCAAGCTCTCCGGGCCTGCCGTGCTGCTCATCATCGTGGTGCCCCTTTTCGTGTACGCCGGTGCTCTCCTCATCGGCATCCAGCTCGGGCGGGCGCTCGAGAGGAGCCCCGACAGCGCCAGCGTCAGCTTCAGCATCAGAGGGGCCCTCGCCTACCTCGCAAAG GAGCTCTGGGATGCCAACAATGTTTTGGGATTGGGACGGCAGCGAGGCAGGGGTGAAAGACTAGCGCAGGTGTGGCAACCCGTTTCGGTGAGCCTTGTTCGTGATTGGATCCCATCGCCATGCGTCGAAGGCCAAGATAATAGCAGTGCTACTCCCAAGGCCCAGCAGAGATATCGCACAAATAATCATACTTCG CCTCGGGGCGTGATCAGCGTCGGGACGTGGGGTGGATCCGGCGGGAAGCCATTCTACATGCGTGCGTCCAGCCCTCCTCGCCTCCGCAGCATCACCTTGTACCATTCCAGCGCGATCCACTTCATGGCTTGCGACTACTACTccccagctgctgctgctgctgctcagtGGGGGCTCCCGCACTCCTTCGGCTCCAAAGGAGTTCCTGCAGTG ATCGAGCTGTCTGCCGGTGAGCATGTCACTGCGGTGGCGGGCACGATCGGCCATTTCGGGAGCGTCCCCGATGCCGTCATCACCTCGCTGACGTTCCGCACCAGCACCGGCAGGACGTATGGGCCGTACGGCAACAAGACGACGACGACTTTCTCTgtgccggcggcggacggcgcctGCATCGTCGGCTTCTGGGGGCGCTCCGGCTGGCTTCTCGATGCCATTGGGGTCTACATCAAGCCATCATGCTCCTCCTCAAACCCGGCCGGCTACAACTACAGCCATCAGCCATACGCCGTGCGCCCGCCCACCGAGATGGAGCAAAGGAAGATTTAA